A region from the Mercenaria mercenaria strain notata chromosome 7, MADL_Memer_1, whole genome shotgun sequence genome encodes:
- the LOC123539670 gene encoding THAP domain-containing protein 6-like, translated as MPNTCCAVGCSNHGRMLKKLSFFTFPNDEERREKWISAVKQVNSDGTKWLPSKYTVLCSDHFIQGKPNRDPAHPDFVPSLFGYVKTTPKETDAKLKRFASAVKRKIAFSTPIPAKRQRKVLSPLVENVEEVYFATPLNSKTGYDRDINNTERYQYDFEINSLRTEKDNLKSENNHLKEEVKCANLSYKSVVDDDDRCKFYTGLSWETFLVTFQFLASFVKAAPINRKVVLEDQLFMTLFKLRHDMAFEIFADLKDVSVATVSNIFWKWINLIHAKSNFLIKWPERETLVATLPVPFKMKFMRHTSVIDCFEIFIERPKNLKARAKCYSIYKKHSTVKVFIVWKFAGVRPQLVVQNAS; from the exons atgccaaATACTTGCTGTGCCGTTGGTTGTAGTAACCACGGCAGAATGCTAAAGAAATTATCGTTTTTCACATTTCCAAATGATGAAGAACGGAGGGAAAAGTGGATCAGTGCTGTGAAACAAGTAAATTCAGATGGTACAAAATGGCTACCTAGCAAATACACAGTATTATGCAGCGACCATTTCATtcaag GGAAACCCAACAGAGACCCGGCACATCCGGATTTTGTACCTTCATTATTCGGGTATGTAAAGACGACACCAAAGGAGACCGACGCAAAATTGAAAAGATTCGCTAGTGCTGTTAAACGCAAAATAGCTTTCAGCACTCCCATTCCTGCTAAACGTCAGCGGAAAGTATTATCCCCTTTGGTAGAGAATGTAGAAGAAGTATACTTCGCAACACCTCTGAATTCAAAAACTGGATACGATAGAGACATCAACAATACTGAACGCTACCAGTATGACTTTGAAATAAACAGTCTTAGAACAGAGAAAGACAAcctaaaatctgaaaataatcacCTGAAGGAGGAAGTTAAATGTGCTAACTTGAGTTATAAAAGTGTAGTTGATGATGATGACAGGTGTAAATTTTACACTGGGTTGTCATGGGAAACATTCTTGGTTACATTTCAGTTTTTAGCCTCTTTTGTGAAGGCAGCCCCAATTAACAGAAAGGTGGTTTTAGAGGATCAGctttttatgacattatttaaaCTAAGACATGACATGGCTTTTGAGATTTTTGCTGATTTGAAGGATGTTTCAGTGGCTACTGTTAGTAATATATTTTGGAAGTGGATAAACTTGATACATGCTAAATCAAATTTTCTGATAAAATGGCCAGAACGGGAAACTCTGGTTGCCACACTACCCGTtcctttcaaaatgaaatttatgagACATACCTCAGTTATTGACTGTTTTGAAATATTCATCGAAAGGCCTAAAAATTTGAAGGCACGTGCAAAATGTTACTCGATTTACAAGAAACACAGCACAGTTAAAGTGTTTATAGTATGGAAGTTTGCGGGTGTCCGACCACAGTTGGTGGTTCAAAATGCCTCATGA